A DNA window from Methylocystis heyeri contains the following coding sequences:
- a CDS encoding SOS response-associated peptidase, whose amino-acid sequence MCGRFTQSLSWAQLRQLADLVGQPRNLRPRFNIAPTTQIEVIRAAPGGAELIPMRWGLIPSWWRKPLRELPSNFNARIETAAEKPMFRAAFASRRCIIPATGFYEWTGKAGQKTPHYFSAADGAPLALAGLWESWRDPESGENILSATIIVGPASAWMQPYHDRMPIMLEWTEAVRWLHGSDPASLLQEAQGKIALQEWIVSKGVNAAGANDGDSTLIEPAQTLFASMDKAVS is encoded by the coding sequence ATGTGCGGACGTTTCACCCAGAGCCTTTCCTGGGCTCAATTGCGCCAACTGGCCGATCTCGTCGGGCAGCCGCGAAACTTGCGGCCCCGCTTCAATATTGCGCCCACTACGCAGATCGAAGTCATTCGCGCGGCGCCCGGGGGAGCGGAATTGATCCCCATGCGCTGGGGCCTGATCCCTTCCTGGTGGAGGAAGCCCTTGAGGGAACTGCCCTCGAACTTCAACGCGCGCATCGAAACGGCAGCCGAAAAACCGATGTTCCGCGCCGCCTTTGCTTCGCGGCGCTGCATCATTCCGGCGACCGGCTTTTACGAATGGACCGGAAAAGCGGGGCAAAAAACGCCGCACTATTTCTCCGCCGCGGACGGCGCGCCTCTGGCTCTCGCCGGGCTTTGGGAAAGCTGGCGCGATCCGGAAAGCGGAGAAAACATCCTCTCCGCAACCATCATCGTCGGTCCGGCCAGCGCATGGATGCAGCCCTATCACGATCGCATGCCGATCATGCTGGAGTGGACCGAGGCCGTACGGTGGCTCCATGGTTCCGATCCCGCCTCGCTGCTTCAGGAAGCGCAGGGAAAAATCGCTTTGCAGGAATGGATTGTATCAAAGGGCGTCAACGCCGCCGGAGCGAACGATGGCGATTCGACGCTGATCGAGCCGGCCCAGACTCTGTTCGCAAGCATGGACAAGGCCGTTTCCTGA
- a CDS encoding SulP family inorganic anion transporter, with amino-acid sequence MTETSNAEADGRDEKGFVEAFAPRLIEALRSGYSIADFKTDVVAGFSVAVVSLPLAMALAVASGLSPSAGLSAAIVGGFITSLLGGSSYQIGGPATAFVALVAKTVESHGVQGLLAATIMAGLILLALGYMRFGSYIKYLPHSVPVGFTAGVAVILLASQARDFLGLEIAHEPAGFLPKLEAISGNLGGVHFQSLLLACATLAFVVYQRKRQAWWGGMLTTIAAGAAVAWLLGLDVGTIGSRYGGIPDAALKAAAPGVSLATLLELTPTAIAIATLSAIESLLSAVVADGMTGERHNSNAELVAQGWANVFCGFFGGVSSAGALTRTATNIRAGAKTPLAGISCALFLLLFVSIAAPLAAHIPLPTLAAVLVVIAWDMIDRKAILSIFRRDKEEALLLCVTLLLTVFRDATEGIAVGVSFGSLLFMHRMAEYVEWQIRASQPLTQGTKGPQGAPSAAGRSEGALVYRFEGPLFFGVASTIFDALERISPPPSSYVIDFHMVPFIDGSAAESFLAFAEKAHEQGRRVVVAGAARNVRRKLIANQPSRRIIEFSMDEEPSVAAPQPPTRSAGIPAGQAEQIQLLAPNRE; translated from the coding sequence ATGACCGAAACAAGCAACGCCGAGGCGGACGGCCGCGACGAGAAGGGGTTCGTCGAAGCCTTCGCCCCACGGCTGATCGAGGCGCTCAGGAGCGGATACTCGATCGCAGATTTCAAGACGGACGTCGTCGCGGGATTCAGCGTCGCAGTGGTGAGCCTCCCTCTGGCGATGGCGCTCGCAGTCGCCTCGGGCCTGTCGCCGTCCGCGGGCCTGTCCGCGGCGATAGTCGGCGGATTCATCACCTCTCTGCTGGGCGGGAGCAGCTATCAGATCGGCGGCCCCGCTACGGCTTTTGTCGCGCTGGTGGCGAAAACCGTGGAGAGTCACGGCGTCCAGGGGCTGCTCGCCGCGACGATCATGGCGGGGCTGATATTGCTCGCCCTGGGCTATATGAGGTTCGGCTCCTATATAAAATACCTGCCGCACTCGGTTCCCGTGGGTTTCACGGCGGGCGTCGCGGTCATTCTCCTCGCCAGCCAGGCCCGCGATTTTCTAGGGCTCGAGATCGCTCACGAGCCCGCCGGTTTTCTGCCCAAACTCGAAGCGATATCGGGGAATCTCGGCGGCGTTCATTTTCAGAGCCTGCTGCTCGCCTGCGCCACTCTCGCCTTCGTCGTCTACCAACGCAAGCGCCAGGCGTGGTGGGGCGGGATGCTGACGACCATTGCGGCGGGCGCCGCCGTGGCCTGGCTTCTGGGCCTCGACGTCGGCACCATCGGCTCGCGCTATGGCGGAATTCCCGACGCGGCCCTGAAGGCTGCGGCCCCCGGCGTCAGTCTGGCGACGCTACTGGAGCTCACGCCGACCGCCATTGCGATTGCGACGCTGAGCGCCATCGAATCGCTGCTTTCGGCCGTCGTCGCCGACGGCATGACCGGCGAACGGCACAACTCCAACGCCGAATTGGTGGCGCAGGGCTGGGCCAATGTCTTTTGCGGCTTTTTTGGCGGCGTCAGCTCCGCCGGCGCCCTGACCCGCACCGCGACGAACATTCGGGCAGGGGCGAAAACCCCTCTCGCCGGAATATCGTGCGCGCTCTTTCTGCTGTTGTTCGTCTCCATCGCGGCGCCGCTCGCAGCGCATATTCCGCTGCCGACGCTCGCGGCCGTCCTTGTCGTAATCGCCTGGGACATGATCGACCGCAAAGCGATTTTGTCGATATTCCGGCGCGACAAGGAAGAAGCGCTGCTTCTTTGCGTGACTCTGCTGCTGACGGTGTTCCGCGACGCGACCGAAGGCATAGCGGTCGGCGTTTCCTTCGGCTCCCTGCTGTTCATGCACAGAATGGCGGAATACGTCGAATGGCAGATTCGGGCGAGCCAGCCGTTGACGCAGGGGACCAAAGGACCGCAAGGCGCGCCCTCGGCGGCGGGACGAAGCGAAGGCGCGCTGGTCTATCGCTTCGAAGGCCCGCTCTTCTTCGGGGTCGCCTCGACCATTTTCGACGCGCTCGAGCGCATTTCGCCCCCGCCGTCGTCCTATGTGATCGACTTCCACATGGTGCCGTTCATCGACGGCTCCGCCGCGGAATCCTTTCTCGCTTTTGCCGAGAAGGCTCACGAACAAGGACGACGCGTCGTCGTCGCCGGAGCGGCCAGGAACGTGCGGCGCAAGCTGATCGCCAACCAGCCTTCGAGGCGAATCATCGAATTCAGCATGGACGAGGAGCCCTCGGTCGCCGCTCCGCAGCCGCCGACCCGTTCCGCCGGAATTCCGGCGGGCCAGGCGGAGCAGATCCAGCTCTTGGCGCCGAATCGGGAGTGA
- a CDS encoding TadE/TadG family type IV pilus assembly protein, which translates to MIIMFALALLPVLLTIGGAVDYMRVGRAKSQLQQALDAATLAAATGNTGASALMRTNDTAGSLLSNVSVSWTNNSDGSVTGTATALVPTSFMKLAQINSISVGATATASIGSPQTASNVSFSLTAAYGWYWKQVDIYIHNVGTTGDTKLASYIYQPVNQSALSGRGTGSTTAQFLSGGAMVAGAINSAVTMGSAYDKAYLTMTVYSDGCGPGMVNSSSNSIVSCVSSGTKINGTTYTKTATPVIYSTADATQSRNLFVNGVNMYSPKAAPKIMQILPCAISGTATTTNTHAWEDTPYSGSINTGSWATQDIFFTVQTGCAANANYTGAPKLIR; encoded by the coding sequence GTGATCATCATGTTTGCCTTGGCGCTTCTGCCGGTCCTTCTGACCATTGGCGGCGCTGTCGATTATATGCGCGTGGGGCGCGCAAAATCGCAGCTGCAGCAGGCTTTGGACGCGGCGACTTTGGCGGCTGCGACCGGCAATACCGGCGCGAGCGCTCTTATGAGAACCAACGATACGGCCGGTTCTCTGCTCTCCAATGTTTCGGTTTCCTGGACGAACAATTCCGACGGCTCCGTCACGGGCACGGCGACCGCACTGGTTCCGACGAGTTTCATGAAGCTCGCGCAAATAAATTCGATTTCCGTGGGCGCCACGGCGACGGCTTCGATCGGCTCGCCCCAAACTGCTTCGAATGTCAGCTTTTCGCTGACCGCCGCCTATGGTTGGTATTGGAAGCAGGTCGATATCTACATCCACAACGTCGGAACCACCGGCGACACCAAACTGGCGTCCTATATTTACCAGCCGGTCAATCAGAGCGCGCTCTCCGGGCGAGGGACGGGCTCCACCACCGCGCAATTCCTGTCGGGCGGCGCAATGGTCGCGGGTGCGATCAACAGCGCCGTCACGATGGGGTCGGCCTATGATAAGGCCTATCTTACGATGACGGTCTATTCCGATGGCTGCGGTCCGGGCATGGTCAATTCGTCTTCGAATTCGATCGTTTCCTGCGTCTCCTCCGGAACGAAGATCAACGGAACGACATACACTAAAACTGCGACGCCGGTGATCTACAGCACGGCGGACGCGACGCAGTCGCGCAATCTGTTCGTCAACGGGGTCAACATGTATTCGCCCAAGGCTGCGCCGAAGATCATGCAGATCCTGCCGTGTGCGATCAGCGGAACCGCTACGACGACCAACACTCACGCCTGGGAGGACACCCCCTATTCGGGTTCCATCAACACGGGTTCATGGGCCACGCAGGACATATTTTTCACCGTCCAGACGGGATGCGCCGCCAATGCGAACTACACGGGCGCGCCGAAGCTGATCAGATGA